A single Harpia harpyja isolate bHarHar1 chromosome 6, bHarHar1 primary haplotype, whole genome shotgun sequence DNA region contains:
- the PHF5A gene encoding PHD finger-like domain-containing protein 5A isoform X1 yields the protein MAKHHPDLIFCRKQAGVAIGRLCEKCDGKCVICDSYVRPCTLVRICDECNYGSYQGRCVICGGPGVSDAYYCKECTIQEKDRDGCPKIVNLGSSKTDLFYERKKYGFKKR from the exons ATGGCCAAGCACCACCCGGACCTCATCTTCTGCCGCAAGCAGGCGGGCGTGG caaTCGGAAGACTTTGCGAGAAAT GTGATGGCAAATGCGTGATCTGTGACTCCTATGTGCGGCCCTGCACTCTTGTGCGCATATGTGATGAGTGTAACTACGGCTCCTACCAAGGGCGCTGTGTGATCTGCGGGGGTCCAGGAGTGTCTGATGCCTACTACTGCAAGGAGTGTACCATCCAGGAAAAAGAT AGAGATGGTTGCCCTAAAATTGTCAACCTGGGCAGTTCCAAGACAGATCTCTTCTACGAAAGGAAAAAGTATGGCTTCAAGAAGAGGTGA
- the TOB2 gene encoding protein Tob2 isoform X1, which translates to MHLEIKVALNFIISYLYNKLPRRRADLFGEELERLLKKKYEGHWYPEKPLKGSGYRCVHIGETVDPVVELAAKRSGLAVEDVRANVPEELSVWIDPFEVSYQIGEKGSVKVLYLDDSEGCSAAELDKEIKSSFNPDAQVFVPIGSQDNSLSNSPSPSFGQSPSPTFIPRSAQPITFTTATFAATKFGSTKMKKGGGAGGGGGGAGAGQQPRMVRSPTTNLLKHKGLSLSMHSLNFVGSAGSQAPQSQLSPNAKEFVYSGRSPGASSLFFDGVASESQASSIPPASQFNTGTGGTFDMAQVFGGSTNSLFLEKSPFVEGLSYNLNAMQYPSQSFQPVVLAN; encoded by the coding sequence ATGCATCTGGAGATCAAAGTTGCTCTTAACTTCATCATCTCATACCTGTACAACAAGCTTCCTCGGAGGCGGGCAGACCTGTTTGGTGAGGAGCTAGAGCGcctgctgaagaagaaatatgaGGGTCACTGGTACCCGGAGAAGCCTCTGAAGGGATCTGGCTATCGCTGTGTTCATATAGGGGAGACGGTGGATCCAGTGGTGGAGCTGGCGGCCAAGCGGAGCGGGCTGGCTGTGGAGGATGTGCGCGCCAATGTGCCGGAAGAGCTGAGCGTCTGGATCGATCCTTTTGAGGTTTCCTACCAGATCGGCGAGAAGGGCTCTGTTAAGGTCCTCTACCTGGACGACAGCGAGGGCTGCAGCGCCGCGGAGCTGGACAAAGAAATCAAGAGCAGCTTCAACCCCGACGCCCAGGTATTTGTCCCCATCGGCAGCCAGGACAACTCGCTGTCCAACTCTCCGTCCCCCTCCTTCGGCCAGTCGCCTAGCCCCACCTTTATCCCTCGCTCTGCCCAGCCCATCACTTTCACCACTGCCACCTTTGCTGCCACAAAGTTCGGCTCTACCAAGATGAAGAAGGGTGGAGGAGCCGGAGGAGGGGGCGgcggagctggggctgggcagcagccaaGGATGGTCAGGTCTCCCACCACCAACCTGCTGAAGCACAAGGGCCTCTCCCTGTCTATGCACTCTCTGAACTTCGTCGGGAGTGCTGGGAGCCAAGCCCCGCAGTCGCAGCTCTCCCCCAATGCCAAGGAGTTCGTTTACAGCGGCAGGTCACCGGGAGCCAGCAGTCTCTTCTTCGATGGTGTTGCCAGTGAGAGCCAGGCCAGCAGCATCCCGCCGGCATCGCAGTTCAACACCGGCACGGGTGGTACCTTTGATATGGCTCAGGTCTTTGGTGGCAGCACCAACAGCCTATTTTTGGAGAAGTCTCCCTTCGTGGAAGGACTCAGCTACAACCTGAACGCCATGCAGTATCCCAGCCAGTCCTTCCAGCCTGTCGTCCTGGCCAACTGA
- the TOB2 gene encoding protein Tob2 isoform X2 produces the protein MHLEIKVALNFIISYLYNKLPRRRADLFGETVDPVVELAAKRSGLAVEDVRANVPEELSVWIDPFEVSYQIGEKGSVKVLYLDDSEGCSAAELDKEIKSSFNPDAQVFVPIGSQDNSLSNSPSPSFGQSPSPTFIPRSAQPITFTTATFAATKFGSTKMKKGGGAGGGGGGAGAGQQPRMVRSPTTNLLKHKGLSLSMHSLNFVGSAGSQAPQSQLSPNAKEFVYSGRSPGASSLFFDGVASESQASSIPPASQFNTGTGGTFDMAQVFGGSTNSLFLEKSPFVEGLSYNLNAMQYPSQSFQPVVLAN, from the exons ATGCATCTGGAGATCAAAGTTGCTCTTAACTTCATCATCTCATACCTGTACAACAAGCTTCCTCGGAGGCGGGCAGACCTGTTTG GGGAGACGGTGGATCCAGTGGTGGAGCTGGCGGCCAAGCGGAGCGGGCTGGCTGTGGAGGATGTGCGCGCCAATGTGCCGGAAGAGCTGAGCGTCTGGATCGATCCTTTTGAGGTTTCCTACCAGATCGGCGAGAAGGGCTCTGTTAAGGTCCTCTACCTGGACGACAGCGAGGGCTGCAGCGCCGCGGAGCTGGACAAAGAAATCAAGAGCAGCTTCAACCCCGACGCCCAGGTATTTGTCCCCATCGGCAGCCAGGACAACTCGCTGTCCAACTCTCCGTCCCCCTCCTTCGGCCAGTCGCCTAGCCCCACCTTTATCCCTCGCTCTGCCCAGCCCATCACTTTCACCACTGCCACCTTTGCTGCCACAAAGTTCGGCTCTACCAAGATGAAGAAGGGTGGAGGAGCCGGAGGAGGGGGCGgcggagctggggctgggcagcagccaaGGATGGTCAGGTCTCCCACCACCAACCTGCTGAAGCACAAGGGCCTCTCCCTGTCTATGCACTCTCTGAACTTCGTCGGGAGTGCTGGGAGCCAAGCCCCGCAGTCGCAGCTCTCCCCCAATGCCAAGGAGTTCGTTTACAGCGGCAGGTCACCGGGAGCCAGCAGTCTCTTCTTCGATGGTGTTGCCAGTGAGAGCCAGGCCAGCAGCATCCCGCCGGCATCGCAGTTCAACACCGGCACGGGTGGTACCTTTGATATGGCTCAGGTCTTTGGTGGCAGCACCAACAGCCTATTTTTGGAGAAGTCTCCCTTCGTGGAAGGACTCAGCTACAACCTGAACGCCATGCAGTATCCCAGCCAGTCCTTCCAGCCTGTCGTCCTGGCCAACTGA
- the PHF5A gene encoding PHD finger-like domain-containing protein 5A isoform X2: MWHCERSLHCCFCVGDGKCVICDSYVRPCTLVRICDECNYGSYQGRCVICGGPGVSDAYYCKECTIQEKDRDGCPKIVNLGSSKTDLFYERKKYGFKKR; this comes from the exons ATGTGGCACTGTGAGAGAAGCTTACACTGCTGCTTCTGTGTAG GTGATGGCAAATGCGTGATCTGTGACTCCTATGTGCGGCCCTGCACTCTTGTGCGCATATGTGATGAGTGTAACTACGGCTCCTACCAAGGGCGCTGTGTGATCTGCGGGGGTCCAGGAGTGTCTGATGCCTACTACTGCAAGGAGTGTACCATCCAGGAAAAAGAT AGAGATGGTTGCCCTAAAATTGTCAACCTGGGCAGTTCCAAGACAGATCTCTTCTACGAAAGGAAAAAGTATGGCTTCAAGAAGAGGTGA